A window of Ranitomeya variabilis isolate aRanVar5 chromosome 2, aRanVar5.hap1, whole genome shotgun sequence contains these coding sequences:
- the LOC143809970 gene encoding uncharacterized protein LOC143809970, with product MSWYRRMSINVSQLIMEIKKHPEAWDHASEEYKGSYTKRDVWPVIVMEMYPHWPQLPKAGKKMISNGRRKEKVEICDRLMKSLRTQSGSPPAKRRVPYADQLQFILTSRNLRRTEGNIRAQKPEAHEGNGLEHSLGEEVEDFPLCSTPYPPGSRPSSAMSSAMSEAGTASSCADASSSSAVEVASVSSDAAPASGAVSRSAGGVSRPTGMGAGSVCPVTLRRAAPKGKKIKASTSVVETLTS from the exons ATCAAAAAACACCCGGAGGCCTGGGATCATGCTAGTGAAGAATATAAGGGCTCATATACAAAACGCGATGTCTGGCCGGTCATTGTGATGGAAATGTATCCCCACTGGCCTCAGCTACCTAAagcgggaaaaaaaatgatttctaA TGGACGACGTAAAGAAAAGGTGGAGATCTGTGACAGGCTGATGAAGTCACTGAGGACACAAAGCGGCAGCCCGCCAGCCAAGAGGAGGGTGCCGTACGCAGACCAGCTGCAGTTCATTTTGACAAGCAGGAATTTGCGGag AACTGAAGGCAATATAAGGGCCCAAAAACCAGAGGCCCATGAAGGCAACGGCCTGGAGCACAGTCTTGGAGAGGAGGTCGAGGACTTTCCATTGTGCTCCACACCATATCCTCCGGGGTCCAGGCCTTCATCCGCTATGTCATCCGCTATGTCTGAAGCTGGTACGGCATCCTCCTGTGCGGATGCCAGTTCGTCCTCTGCGGTGGAAGTGGCGTCGGTGTCTAGTGATGCTGCTCCTGCCTCTGGTGCTGTGTCAAGATCTGCTGGTGGCGTGTCAAGGCCCACTGGGATGGGGGCTGGTTCTGTCTGTCCCGTGACATTGAGAAGGGCGGCACCCAAGGGAAAAAAGATTAAGGCTTCGACTAGTGTGGTTGAAACACTCACTAGTTGA